A stretch of Longimicrobium sp. DNA encodes these proteins:
- a CDS encoding Clp protease N-terminal domain-containing protein has protein sequence MSFDFADGVRRALARMRDRSPIEWGVVWTEPTFRVAEAAMNYHFTDGVRGALARARDETIRLRHDCVAPGHILLGLLGDRDVSALLDRLGVAPQDVRADMERLPVVRRPVRLGSELPYTSGAKRVLERAMAEAREQGDSEVRTEHLLLGVLHDHKSEAVRTLRGYGVTLEQVRDAMRGRGPGAAFVPRVDDASERSIYEQLVAQVQEAVATGRLRPGERLPSVRSLADQLDIAPGTVARAWTELERLGVVVTEGARGTRVAERAGPRPDDARAENLVGLLRPVVVAAFHLGATAAGLREALERAMSGIFNGDRQGEEPAGG, from the coding sequence ATGAGCTTCGACTTCGCCGACGGCGTCCGCCGCGCCCTGGCCCGGATGCGCGACCGGAGCCCCATCGAGTGGGGGGTCGTGTGGACCGAGCCAACCTTCAGAGTCGCGGAGGCTGCGATGAACTACCACTTCACCGACGGCGTCCGCGGCGCTCTCGCCCGGGCGCGCGACGAGACGATCCGGCTGCGGCACGACTGCGTCGCGCCCGGGCACATCCTGCTGGGCCTGCTGGGCGACAGGGACGTGTCCGCCCTCCTGGACCGGCTCGGGGTCGCGCCGCAGGACGTCCGCGCGGACATGGAGCGTCTGCCCGTGGTGCGGCGGCCGGTTCGCCTCGGTTCGGAGCTCCCTTACACGAGCGGCGCCAAGCGCGTGCTGGAGCGCGCCATGGCCGAGGCGCGCGAGCAGGGGGACTCCGAGGTCCGGACGGAGCACCTCCTGCTGGGCGTGCTCCACGACCACAAGAGCGAAGCCGTGCGGACGCTGCGGGGCTACGGCGTCACCCTGGAGCAGGTGCGCGACGCGATGCGGGGCCGGGGCCCTGGCGCGGCGTTCGTCCCGCGCGTCGACGACGCGTCGGAGCGCTCCATCTACGAGCAGCTCGTGGCGCAGGTGCAGGAGGCCGTCGCCACGGGCCGGCTGCGCCCCGGCGAGCGGCTCCCCTCCGTGCGCAGCCTGGCCGACCAGCTCGACATCGCCCCCGGGACCGTCGCGCGCGCCTGGACCGAGCTGGAGCGCCTGGGCGTGGTGGTCACCGAGGGCGCCCGCGGCACGCGCGTGGCCGAGCGCGCCGGCCCCCGCCCCGACGACGCGCGCGCGGAGAACCTGGTCGGCCTGCTGCGTCCGGTCGTGGTGGCCGCCTTCCACCTGGGCGCCACCGCCGCCGGGCTGCGCGAGGCCCTGGAGCGCGCCATGTCCGGCATCTTCAACGGCGACAGGCAGGGAGAGGAGCCCGCTGGCGGCTGA
- the pgl gene encoding 6-phosphogluconolactonase has protein sequence MTPEPRVQIHPDAGAASRAVAEGFATRAREAVEARGRFAVALTGGGSPRAAYRLLGEEPLASRVPWEGVHLFWGDERCVPPGHPRSNFGMAWAAFVSRVPIPRGNVHRMRGELRPEDGARAYAEELERFFGASAPRFDLVHLGVGPDAHVCSLFPFDELLRERERSVGVAVHRPLGEPRITLTPPVLNAAARVEMVVLGRDKAEVVRQVLRGPLDPFRLPAQLVRPAAGEVVWVVDEGAAGGWSRQLARVPAASRAAAGEVVWVVDEGAAAGVE, from the coding sequence ATGACTCCTGAGCCGCGCGTCCAGATCCACCCCGACGCGGGCGCCGCCTCGCGCGCGGTGGCGGAGGGCTTCGCCACCCGGGCGCGGGAGGCGGTGGAGGCGCGCGGGCGCTTCGCGGTGGCGCTCACGGGCGGGGGCTCGCCGCGCGCGGCGTACCGGCTGCTGGGCGAGGAGCCGCTCGCCTCGCGGGTGCCGTGGGAGGGCGTGCACCTGTTCTGGGGCGACGAGCGCTGCGTCCCGCCCGGCCACCCGCGCAGCAACTTCGGGATGGCGTGGGCGGCGTTCGTCTCCCGCGTGCCGATCCCCCGGGGGAATGTGCACCGAATGCGCGGCGAGCTGCGGCCGGAGGACGGGGCGCGCGCGTACGCGGAGGAGCTGGAGCGCTTCTTCGGCGCGAGCGCGCCGCGCTTCGACCTGGTGCACCTGGGCGTGGGGCCGGACGCGCACGTCTGCTCGCTCTTCCCCTTCGACGAGCTGCTGCGCGAGCGGGAGCGGTCGGTCGGCGTGGCGGTCCACCGCCCGCTCGGCGAGCCGCGCATCACGCTCACCCCGCCGGTGCTGAACGCCGCCGCGCGCGTGGAGATGGTCGTGCTGGGGCGCGACAAGGCGGAGGTCGTCCGCCAGGTGCTGCGCGGGCCGCTGGATCCCTTCCGGCTCCCGGCGCAGCTCGTCCGCCCGGCCGCGGGCGAGGTGGTGTGGGTGGTGGACGAGGGGGCGGCGGGGGGGTGGAGTAGGCAGCTCGCGCGCGTTCCGGCGGCCTCCCGCGCGGCGGCGGGCGAGGTGGTGTGGGTGGTGGACGAGGGGGCGGCGGCGGGGGTGGAGTAG
- the zwf gene encoding glucose-6-phosphate dehydrogenase, protein MSDAPPATRVRTSAGAPADTPLRRTMRSPRVPQPHVFVIFGATGDLTRRKLLPAVYRLFRDGLLPDSFAVVGFAREPMTDDDFRGRMRAALAEFGGEPEPGRWDEFAERLSYVSSVFEDEAGFARLKERLEALDRERGTAGSRLYYLAVPPGVMETVVEALGRAGLARDPEDAAWTRIVVEKPFGRDLASAEELNRDLHRVFDERQIFRIDHYLGKETLQNLLVFRFGNLLWEAVWSRSHVDHVQITVAEEVGVERRAGYYEKAGALRDMVQSHLLQILTLVAMEPPASYDADSIRGEKVKVLRAVRPVRGEDVAHEVVRGRYAASADGSKPGYREEPGVAPDSRTETFAALRLWIDNWRWADVPFYLRTGKRLPRKASEVVVRFRPAPHPILDLVEGDRPQPNALVLRIQPEEGISLFFEAKVPGLLGHLKPVSMDFDYCRAFGLESPEAYQRLLLDAMLGDATLFAREDEVVAAWTLVTPILEEWEKGGEPEPYPAGTWGPEGADRLIREDGREWRAP, encoded by the coding sequence ATGAGCGACGCGCCCCCCGCCACCCGCGTCCGGACCAGCGCGGGCGCCCCCGCCGACACGCCGCTGCGCCGCACCATGCGCAGCCCGCGCGTCCCCCAGCCGCACGTCTTCGTCATCTTCGGCGCCACGGGCGACCTGACGCGCCGCAAGCTGCTGCCGGCCGTCTACCGCCTCTTCCGCGACGGCCTCCTCCCCGACTCCTTCGCCGTGGTCGGCTTCGCGCGCGAGCCGATGACGGACGACGACTTCCGCGGTCGCATGCGCGCCGCCCTGGCCGAGTTCGGCGGCGAGCCCGAGCCCGGGCGCTGGGACGAGTTCGCGGAGCGGCTCTCGTACGTGAGCTCGGTCTTCGAGGACGAGGCGGGCTTCGCGCGGCTCAAGGAGCGGCTGGAGGCGCTGGACCGCGAGCGGGGGACGGCGGGGAGCCGGCTCTACTACCTGGCCGTGCCGCCGGGGGTGATGGAGACGGTGGTGGAGGCGCTGGGGCGCGCCGGGCTGGCGCGCGATCCCGAAGATGCGGCGTGGACGCGCATCGTGGTGGAGAAGCCGTTCGGGCGCGACCTGGCGAGCGCCGAGGAGCTCAACCGCGACCTGCACCGCGTGTTCGACGAGCGGCAGATCTTCCGCATCGACCACTACCTGGGGAAGGAGACGCTGCAGAACCTGCTGGTGTTCCGCTTCGGCAACCTGCTGTGGGAGGCGGTGTGGAGCCGCAGCCACGTGGACCACGTGCAGATCACCGTGGCGGAAGAAGTCGGGGTGGAGCGGCGCGCCGGCTACTACGAGAAGGCGGGGGCGCTGCGCGACATGGTGCAGAGCCACCTGCTGCAGATCCTCACCCTGGTGGCCATGGAGCCGCCCGCCAGCTACGACGCCGACTCGATCCGGGGCGAGAAGGTGAAGGTGCTGCGCGCGGTGCGCCCGGTGCGCGGCGAGGACGTGGCGCACGAAGTCGTCCGGGGCCGGTACGCGGCCTCCGCCGACGGGTCGAAGCCGGGCTACCGGGAGGAGCCGGGCGTGGCGCCGGACTCGCGCACGGAGACGTTCGCGGCGCTGCGCCTGTGGATCGACAACTGGCGCTGGGCCGACGTGCCCTTCTACCTGCGCACGGGGAAGCGGCTGCCCAGGAAGGCGAGCGAGGTGGTGGTGCGCTTCCGCCCGGCCCCGCACCCGATCCTGGACCTGGTGGAGGGCGACCGCCCGCAGCCGAACGCGCTGGTGCTGCGCATCCAGCCCGAGGAGGGGATCTCGCTCTTCTTCGAGGCGAAGGTGCCGGGGCTGCTGGGGCACCTGAAGCCGGTGAGCATGGACTTCGACTACTGCCGCGCCTTCGGGCTGGAGAGCCCCGAGGCGTACCAGCGCCTCCTGCTGGACGCCATGCTGGGCGACGCCACCCTCTTCGCCCGCGAGGACGAGGTGGTGGCCGCCTGGACGCTCGTCACCCCGATCCTGGAGGAGTGGGAGAAAGGCGGCGAGCCCGAGCCCTACCCGGCGGGCACCTGGGGCCCCGAGGGCGCCGACCGCCTGATCCGCGAGGACGGGCGGGAGTGGAGGGCGCCGTAG